In Aquimarina sp. TRL1, a single window of DNA contains:
- a CDS encoding DUF3467 domain-containing protein encodes MSDNKNQHQLNIELDENVADGTYSNLAIINHSISEFVVDFVNIMPGRPKSKVKSRIILTPQHAKRFLKALADNVQRFEEAHGEIKDYEQPPIPMNFGPTGQA; translated from the coding sequence ATGTCAGATAATAAAAATCAACACCAATTAAATATCGAATTGGATGAAAATGTAGCAGATGGTACGTATAGTAACTTAGCTATAATTAATCATTCGATTTCTGAGTTTGTAGTCGATTTTGTGAATATAATGCCAGGGAGACCTAAAAGTAAAGTGAAGAGTCGAATTATTTTGACACCGCAACACGCGAAACGTTTTCTAAAAGCATTGGCTGATAATGTACAAAGGTTTGAAGAGGCACATGGAGAGATAAAAGACTACGAACAACCTCCAATTCCAATGAACTTTGGACCTACAGGACAAGCGTAA
- a CDS encoding peptide chain release factor 3 produces the protein MKFTEEIQRRRTFGIISHPDAGKTTLTEKLLLFGGAIQEAGAVKSNKIKKGATSDFMEIERQRGISVATSVLAFEYKSYKINILDTPGHKDFAEDTFRTLTAVDSVIVVIDVAKGVEEQTEKLVSVCRMRNIPMIVFINKLDREGKDAFELLDEIEQKLGLTITPLSFPIGMGYDFKGIYNIWEKNINLFSGDSRKNIEETIEVSDLSSPELSDLIGDTAADTLREEIELVEGIYPSFDQEAYKNGELQPVFFGSALNNFGVRELLDCFISIAPPPRPKESDLRVVHPEEKDFTGFVFKIHANMDPKHRDRLAFIKIVSGTFERNAPYLHTRLNKKMKFSSPNAFFAERKEIVDISYPGDIVGLHDTGNFKIGDTLTTGEKLNYKGVPSFSPEFFRYINNADPLKSKQLAKGIDQLMDEGVAQLFTLEMNGRKVIGTVGALQYEVIQYRLEHEYGAKCTYENLNVHKACWVDPEDENGEEFKEFKRVKNKFLAKDKHGQLVFFADSSFSLQMTEQKYPAIKFHYTSEF, from the coding sequence ATGAAATTCACAGAAGAAATACAACGAAGAAGGACATTTGGTATTATTTCTCATCCAGATGCAGGAAAAACCACACTTACTGAAAAACTATTACTTTTTGGAGGAGCTATTCAAGAAGCCGGAGCTGTAAAATCGAATAAAATTAAAAAAGGAGCCACTAGTGATTTTATGGAAATCGAAAGGCAAAGAGGTATATCTGTTGCTACTTCTGTTCTTGCTTTCGAATATAAATCATACAAAATAAACATACTAGATACTCCTGGGCATAAAGATTTTGCTGAAGACACTTTTAGAACTTTAACCGCTGTTGATAGTGTTATTGTAGTAATAGATGTTGCCAAAGGGGTAGAGGAGCAAACAGAAAAGCTGGTCTCCGTATGTAGAATGCGTAATATCCCTATGATTGTTTTTATAAACAAATTAGATAGAGAAGGAAAAGATGCATTTGAGCTACTTGATGAAATCGAACAAAAACTAGGACTTACAATCACTCCTTTGAGTTTCCCTATCGGTATGGGCTATGATTTCAAAGGAATCTATAATATATGGGAGAAAAACATTAATTTATTTAGCGGGGATAGTCGAAAAAACATTGAAGAAACCATAGAAGTTTCGGATTTGTCATCTCCTGAGTTAAGTGATCTTATAGGTGACACTGCTGCTGACACCCTCCGTGAGGAAATAGAGTTAGTAGAAGGAATCTATCCTTCTTTCGATCAGGAAGCATATAAAAACGGAGAACTTCAACCTGTTTTTTTTGGTTCTGCCTTAAACAATTTTGGAGTTAGAGAACTATTAGACTGTTTTATATCTATTGCTCCTCCTCCAAGACCAAAGGAAAGTGATCTTAGGGTTGTACACCCGGAAGAAAAAGACTTTACTGGCTTTGTTTTTAAGATCCATGCGAACATGGATCCCAAACACAGGGATCGTTTGGCTTTTATAAAAATTGTATCCGGGACTTTTGAAAGAAATGCTCCCTATTTACACACCAGGCTTAATAAAAAGATGAAGTTCAGTAGTCCCAATGCTTTTTTTGCCGAACGAAAAGAGATTGTAGATATTTCATACCCTGGAGACATCGTAGGACTACATGATACCGGAAACTTCAAAATCGGAGACACACTGACTACCGGAGAAAAACTGAATTATAAAGGGGTCCCTAGTTTCTCACCTGAATTCTTCAGATATATTAACAACGCAGATCCGCTAAAGTCAAAACAACTGGCTAAAGGAATTGACCAGTTAATGGATGAAGGAGTTGCTCAACTTTTTACCTTGGAAATGAACGGACGAAAAGTAATCGGAACAGTTGGGGCTCTTCAATACGAAGTAATTCAATATAGGCTGGAGCATGAATATGGAGCCAAATGTACTTATGAAAACCTCAATGTACACAAAGCTTGCTGGGTAGATCCCGAAGATGAAAATGGAGAAGAGTTTAAAGAATTTAAACGAGTAAAGAACAAATTCTTAGCCAAAGACAAACATGGACAACTTGTCTTCTTTGCAGACTCATCTTTTTCACTACAAATGACAGAACAAAAATATCCTGCTATAAAATTCCATTACACTTCGGAATTTTAG
- the rpoC gene encoding DNA-directed RNA polymerase subunit beta' — protein sequence MARNNDKNAVKRFNKISIGLASPESILAQSNGEVLKPETINYRTHKPERDGLFCERIFGPVKDFECACGKYKRIRYKGIVCDRCGVEVTEKKVRRDRVGHINLVVPVAHIWYFRSLPNKIGYLLGLPSKKLDMIIYYERYVVIQPGIAKNEEGEPVQKMDFLTEEEYLNILDSLPQENLYLDDTDPNKFIAKMGAECLIEILKRIDLDALSYELRHKANNETSKQRKTEALKRLQVVESLREANKNRENRPEWMILKVIPVIPPELRPLVPLDGGRFATSDLNDLYRRVIIRNNRLKRLMEIKAPEVILRNEKRMLQESVDSLFDNTRKASAVKTDSNRPLKSLSDSLKGKQGRFRQNLLGKRVDYSARSVIVVGPELKLFECGLPKNMAAELYKPFVIRKLIERGIVKTVKSAKKIIDKKEPVVWDILENVLKGHPVLLNRAPTLHRLGIQAFQPKLIEGKAIQLHPLVCTAFNADFDGDQMAVHLPLGPEAILEAQLLMLASHNILNPANGSPVTVPSQDMVLGLYYMTKPRKSTDELEIKGEGLTFYSPEEVIIAYNEKKLNINANIKIKALDFNEEGELVPQIIETTTGRVLFNMKVPKKAGFINEVLTKKSLRDIIGRILSLTSVPETAAFLDEIKTLGFNFAFRGGLSFSLGDIIIPKEKHTMIADANGKVDDIVANYNMGLITNNERYNQVIDIWTSTNAQLTELSMKRIREDQQGFNSVYMMLDSGARGSKEQIRQLTGMRGLMAKPKKSNSAGGEIIENPILSNFKEGLSILEYFISTHGARKGLADTALKTADAGYLTRRLVDVAQDVIINIEDCGTLRGVEVSALKKNEEIIEPLGARIVGRTSLVDVINPLTQEVIVEGGEEIDDKIAKRIEESPVESVEVRSALTCEAKRGICVKCYGRNLATGKTVQRGEAVGVVAAQSIGEPGTQLTLRTFHVGGIAGNISEENQLKSKFAGKVEIEELKLVKGEDPEGNEIDVVISRTSEIKIIDPKTKITLSTNLIPYGSQLMIQNGDTITKDQVICQWDPYNGVVISEFAGKVRYENIEQGITYQVEIDEQTGFQEKVISESRDKKKIPTLQILGKGDEVLRSYNLPVGAHLMVEDNEKIRVGKILVKIPRKSAKAGDITGGLPRVTELFEARNPSNPAVVSEIDGVVSFGKIKRGNREIIVESKIGEIKKYLVKLSNQILVQENDFVRAGMPLSDGSVTPEDILKIKGPSAVQQYLVNEVQEVYRLQGVKINDKHFEVVVRQMMRKVRIVDPGDTIFLENQLVHKSDFIEENDQIFGMKVVEDAGDSELLKPGQIVTPRELRDENSVLRREDKNLATARDVTPATATPILQGITRASLQTKSFISAASFQETTKVLNEAAVSGKVDSLEGLKENVIVGHRIPAGTGMRDYESIIVGSKEEFEDRMEQKQEVNFN from the coding sequence ATGGCAAGAAATAATGATAAGAATGCAGTAAAGAGATTTAATAAAATCTCTATAGGATTAGCCTCTCCAGAATCTATATTGGCACAATCAAATGGAGAAGTTTTAAAGCCTGAAACTATTAATTATCGTACACATAAACCAGAACGTGATGGTTTATTTTGTGAGCGTATTTTTGGTCCTGTAAAGGACTTCGAATGTGCTTGCGGTAAATATAAAAGAATTCGTTACAAAGGGATTGTTTGTGACCGATGTGGAGTAGAAGTAACGGAGAAAAAAGTAAGAAGAGATAGAGTAGGACATATTAACTTAGTAGTCCCTGTAGCTCATATTTGGTATTTCCGTTCATTACCAAACAAAATTGGATACTTGTTAGGACTTCCTTCTAAGAAACTGGATATGATAATCTACTACGAACGTTATGTAGTTATCCAGCCAGGAATTGCTAAGAATGAAGAAGGGGAGCCTGTACAAAAGATGGACTTCTTAACAGAAGAAGAATATCTAAATATATTAGACAGCTTACCGCAAGAAAATTTATACCTGGATGATACTGATCCAAATAAATTTATTGCAAAAATGGGAGCTGAATGTCTTATAGAGATATTAAAGCGAATCGATTTGGATGCGCTTTCGTATGAGCTGAGACACAAAGCAAATAATGAAACATCAAAGCAACGTAAGACTGAAGCACTAAAAAGACTTCAGGTTGTAGAATCATTACGAGAAGCAAATAAGAATAGAGAGAATAGACCAGAATGGATGATTCTCAAAGTGATTCCTGTAATTCCGCCAGAATTACGTCCGTTGGTACCATTGGATGGAGGAAGGTTCGCTACTTCTGATTTGAATGATTTATATCGTAGAGTAATTATACGAAACAACCGTTTGAAGCGATTGATGGAGATAAAAGCTCCAGAGGTTATCTTGCGTAATGAAAAGCGTATGTTACAGGAATCTGTAGATTCGTTATTCGATAACACAAGAAAAGCTTCAGCAGTAAAAACAGATTCGAACAGACCTTTAAAGTCACTTTCAGATTCTTTAAAAGGAAAACAAGGACGTTTCCGCCAGAACTTATTAGGTAAACGTGTGGATTATTCTGCTCGTTCTGTAATTGTTGTAGGACCGGAATTAAAGCTATTCGAATGTGGATTGCCTAAAAATATGGCAGCAGAGTTATACAAGCCTTTTGTTATCAGAAAGCTGATAGAAAGAGGAATTGTAAAGACTGTAAAATCTGCTAAAAAGATTATTGATAAAAAAGAGCCGGTAGTATGGGATATTCTAGAAAATGTACTAAAAGGACATCCGGTATTACTAAACCGTGCTCCGACACTTCACCGTTTAGGTATTCAAGCATTCCAGCCAAAACTAATAGAAGGTAAAGCTATTCAGTTACACCCATTAGTATGTACGGCATTTAATGCCGATTTTGATGGGGATCAGATGGCGGTTCACTTACCATTAGGACCAGAAGCTATTCTGGAAGCACAATTGTTAATGTTAGCTTCTCATAATATTCTGAATCCGGCAAATGGTTCTCCGGTAACAGTACCTTCACAGGATATGGTGCTTGGGTTGTACTATATGACAAAACCTCGTAAGTCAACCGACGAATTGGAAATAAAAGGAGAAGGGTTAACCTTCTACTCTCCAGAAGAAGTGATTATTGCTTATAATGAGAAAAAATTAAATATTAATGCCAACATTAAAATCAAGGCTCTTGATTTTAATGAAGAAGGAGAATTAGTTCCTCAGATAATTGAAACGACTACTGGTAGGGTACTGTTTAATATGAAAGTACCTAAGAAAGCAGGTTTCATCAATGAGGTATTAACTAAGAAGTCACTTAGAGATATTATCGGACGTATTCTTAGTTTAACTAGTGTTCCTGAAACAGCGGCATTCTTAGATGAAATTAAAACATTAGGATTTAATTTCGCATTTAGAGGAGGGTTATCCTTTAGTTTGGGAGATATTATTATCCCAAAAGAGAAGCATACGATGATTGCAGATGCTAATGGTAAAGTAGATGATATCGTAGCAAACTATAACATGGGATTAATAACCAATAACGAACGTTATAATCAGGTTATTGATATATGGACATCGACAAATGCTCAGTTGACAGAGTTATCGATGAAGAGAATTCGAGAAGATCAACAAGGATTCAATTCTGTGTATATGATGCTTGACTCCGGAGCGAGGGGGTCTAAAGAGCAGATTCGTCAGTTAACCGGAATGCGTGGATTGATGGCTAAGCCTAAGAAATCTAACTCTGCCGGAGGTGAAATTATTGAAAACCCGATTCTTTCTAACTTTAAAGAAGGGTTATCGATCTTAGAATACTTTATCTCTACTCACGGAGCTCGTAAAGGACTAGCGGATACGGCATTGAAAACTGCCGATGCAGGATACCTTACAAGACGTTTGGTAGATGTAGCACAAGATGTAATTATTAACATTGAAGATTGTGGTACATTACGAGGAGTTGAAGTATCAGCATTGAAGAAAAATGAAGAAATAATTGAACCATTAGGCGCACGTATTGTCGGACGTACTTCATTAGTGGATGTAATTAATCCGTTGACACAGGAAGTTATCGTTGAAGGAGGAGAAGAAATCGATGATAAGATCGCTAAGAGAATAGAAGAATCTCCTGTAGAATCAGTAGAAGTACGATCAGCATTGACATGTGAGGCAAAACGCGGAATATGTGTGAAATGTTATGGGCGTAACCTTGCTACCGGAAAAACAGTTCAGCGAGGAGAAGCGGTAGGAGTTGTTGCTGCACAATCCATTGGAGAACCAGGAACACAGCTTACACTTCGTACTTTCCACGTAGGAGGTATTGCAGGAAACATTTCCGAAGAAAACCAATTAAAATCTAAGTTCGCTGGTAAGGTGGAAATAGAAGAATTGAAATTGGTAAAAGGAGAAGATCCAGAAGGAAATGAAATTGATGTAGTAATTTCTCGTACTTCAGAAATTAAGATAATAGACCCTAAAACTAAAATTACGTTAAGTACGAACCTTATTCCTTACGGTTCTCAATTAATGATTCAGAATGGAGATACAATTACCAAAGATCAGGTGATTTGCCAGTGGGATCCATATAATGGAGTGGTTATTTCTGAATTTGCAGGGAAAGTTCGTTATGAAAATATCGAGCAAGGAATTACTTATCAGGTAGAAATAGATGAACAAACAGGTTTCCAGGAAAAAGTAATTTCAGAATCAAGAGATAAGAAGAAAATCCCAACGTTACAGATTTTAGGGAAAGGAGATGAAGTACTACGATCGTACAACTTACCTGTAGGTGCCCACCTTATGGTAGAAGATAATGAGAAGATCAGAGTAGGAAAGATCCTAGTGAAGATTCCTAGAAAGTCTGCTAAGGCAGGGGATATTACAGGAGGTCTGCCAAGAGTAACAGAATTATTCGAAGCACGTAATCCTTCAAACCCAGCAGTAGTAAGTGAAATCGATGGAGTTGTTTCTTTTGGAAAGATAAAACGTGGTAACCGAGAGATTATCGTAGAATCTAAAATAGGAGAAATAAAGAAATACCTTGTTAAGTTATCGAATCAGATTCTGGTACAAGAGAATGATTTCGTAAGAGCAGGAATGCCGTTATCAGATGGATCAGTTACTCCAGAGGATATCCTTAAGATCAAAGGACCTTCTGCTGTACAGCAGTACCTTGTAAACGAAGTACAGGAAGTATACCGATTACAAGGAGTGAAGATCAATGATAAACACTTTGAGGTAGTGGTACGTCAGATGATGCGTAAGGTTAGAATTGTAGATCCGGGAGATACTATATTCCTAGAGAATCAATTAGTTCACAAATCTGATTTTATAGAAGAAAACGATCAAATCTTCGGAATGAAGGTGGTAGAAGATGCAGGAGATAGTGAGTTATTAAAACCTGGTCAGATCGTTACTCCTAGAGAATTAAGAGATGAGAATTCTGTGTTGAGAAGAGAGGATAAGAATTTAGCAACTGCTAGAGATGTAACCCCTGCAACAGCAACACCTATCTTACAAGGAATTACCAGAGCGTCTCTACAAACAAAATCATTTATATCAGCAGCCTCATTCCAGGAAACTACAAAAGTACTGAATGAAGCAGCCGTAAGTGGAAAAGTAGATAGCTTAGAAGGTCTTAAAGAAAATGTAATTGTTGGACATAGAATACCAGCAGGTACAGGAATGAGAGATTATGAAAGCATCATAGTAGGATCTAAAGAAGAGTTCGAAGATAGAATGGAACAAAAACAAGAAGTAAATTTTAACTAA
- a CDS encoding DUF962 domain-containing protein — protein sequence MSDNTIKTYQEFYQFYLKEHKNKVSRILHFVGTLLVFILVVLGVISQWTWHWVFVPLVGYGFAWVGHAFFEKNKPATFQYPVWSLLSDFKLFFEILFWKRSFNSEED from the coding sequence ATGTCAGATAATACTATAAAAACATATCAGGAATTTTATCAGTTTTATTTAAAAGAACATAAGAATAAAGTAAGTAGGATATTACATTTTGTAGGGACTTTACTCGTGTTTATTCTAGTCGTTTTAGGAGTTATTTCTCAATGGACATGGCATTGGGTGTTTGTTCCTCTTGTCGGATATGGATTTGCATGGGTAGGACATGCTTTTTTTGAAAAAAATAAACCGGCTACATTTCAATATCCTGTATGGAGCCTATTGTCAGATTTTAAACTATTTTTTGAAATCCTTTTTTGGAAAAGATCATTTAATAGTGAAGAAGATTAA
- a CDS encoding Ig-like domain-containing protein, whose product MVVFHFVKRLLTLGAFEYFQTSYRHIRVPVRVNGLFLIVFLVIGLGAYGQAVDPCTDGASVSGEITVSDADGDGINNFCDADNDGDGISDIAEGRCNVAQSGTWSATGTGTEFSYDFGNGIIARVTTTTSFAFSSGNFNPSGTGFWSKPLEGNVSLQNEYDWDSFLTINFEDALGNPVLVANPIFHFDRVGGYIATGQNSAVITLQDGVTWTKLAGTTDFEVTPTTVFDGGAGTLPAPGRVGSESTMDDADGSAAGSVMINEVVSTVTFQFIELGNAVPHLNRDGIEIIIDACIALDTDSDMIPDYLDLDADNDGIYDVVEAGFDAKDTNKDGRLNLADGTYVDVNNNGQEDTIESATVIDTGNDGSLDYITLDSDGDGCSDANEAYNDESADGGDGGQYGTVDPSTVDANGLVTEAGIDYSLGTNTNVTTAGNAPVITTQPVDQTINAGGDIIFEVSVSGTGIVYQWQVDTGSGFMDIDPADMTDIYTGSDSATLSLTNIPVADHDNTYRVRITSTSYVCSNQLSDEAVLDLNPVAEDDAYTTIEDVALTTPDVLLNDAIVDGASITAFDATGTNGGTIINNGDGTFTYTPVSGYTGTDTFTYTICDNDTPTASCDTATVTITITDEGNPIAVDDAFDTVEDTPVTTTDVLLNDTVIDGASITAFDATSTNGGTVVNNGDGTFTYTPVSGFTGIDTFTYTLCDDDAPVASCNTATVRITVIPAIECDTQKTLDWSGVTWGPGDASATYTVSNTELNFSVTDASNSLIAAPVQLPVSGAFYRGSQAGIQETLLLASDLTVLGTTNEVVVEVDLGISGIGVNSLNFELFDVDGELGAFFRQEKYVITGFLNGATVLPVINASGSQLVTANTILGVDPSEPNGATSEEGTVYIGFPSAVDKVEIRFSIDAGAVINPGSIPGFGIYDFNFCPILLLQSDTVITNEDTSVQVDILNNDSGIPTEGTIAASDPSNGTVEIDDNGTPDDPSDDVLTYIPDPDFNGMDSFTYTVCDTASPQNCDTTTVEVTVVPVNDPPIATDDLFTGAEETEITGNIITADNGNGIDNDIDSAVLTVTEFTVEGTNYVVPDGGSNEVILDGIGTVVIHSDGTLSFTPIKDYHGTLPVITYTVSDGMLTDQGDITIVVTNVPDPLLRLVKTGELINREVHYTFTVTNIGDTEIDNIVIDDARLNASDLVLVPSTLLPGEVGTVTAIYPITDEDIRDQEVINSATVIGVDPEGNDIMDISDNGDETIDDDGDGDPGNDPTITSLDTVSNLALTKKGVYVDANNDGVPNVGDQITYFFTVANTGNVVIENIVLTDPLIGIEITGGPITLEPGEVDGSTFSGVYTLTAKDINQGNVENQATITGQNPDGEDVIDLSDDPDNDTDVDDDNDGDGEDITITHIDMVDDFTVFTGVSPNGDQINDEFRIVGLKNFPNNTVAIYNRWGVKVFEEEGYEQENNKMFKGYSDGRATIDENEPLPVGTYFYTVEYEDAAGERKFKSGFLYLNR is encoded by the coding sequence ATGGTAGTTTTTCACTTTGTTAAAAGGTTATTAACTCTAGGGGCTTTTGAATATTTTCAAACGAGTTACAGACACATTAGAGTACCGGTAAGGGTAAATGGATTATTTTTAATAGTTTTCTTGGTTATAGGACTAGGAGCGTATGGACAGGCTGTCGATCCGTGTACAGATGGAGCCAGTGTATCAGGAGAGATTACAGTTTCTGATGCAGATGGGGATGGGATTAACAACTTTTGTGATGCAGATAATGATGGAGATGGAATCTCTGATATTGCAGAAGGAAGGTGTAATGTAGCACAATCAGGAACCTGGTCAGCAACAGGTACAGGAACTGAATTTTCATATGATTTTGGAAACGGAATTATCGCCAGAGTTACTACTACAACTTCATTTGCTTTTTCTTCAGGAAATTTTAATCCGTCAGGAACTGGCTTTTGGTCAAAACCTCTGGAAGGGAATGTTTCTCTTCAAAATGAGTATGATTGGGATTCTTTTTTGACTATTAACTTTGAGGATGCATTAGGAAATCCAGTCTTAGTAGCTAATCCGATTTTTCATTTTGATAGAGTAGGAGGGTATATTGCTACAGGACAAAACTCAGCAGTCATTACCTTGCAAGATGGTGTCACATGGACAAAGTTAGCAGGTACGACTGATTTTGAAGTAACTCCTACTACTGTTTTTGATGGAGGGGCAGGAACATTACCCGCACCAGGAAGAGTAGGTTCAGAAAGTACAATGGATGATGCGGATGGATCTGCAGCGGGATCCGTAATGATTAATGAGGTAGTATCTACGGTTACGTTTCAGTTTATTGAATTAGGAAATGCCGTACCTCACTTAAATAGAGATGGGATTGAAATTATTATAGATGCATGTATCGCATTGGATACGGATTCAGATATGATTCCTGATTACTTAGATTTAGATGCAGATAATGATGGAATCTATGATGTGGTAGAAGCAGGTTTTGATGCAAAAGACACAAATAAAGATGGGAGACTGAATCTTGCAGATGGAACTTATGTTGATGTAAATAATAACGGACAAGAAGATACTATAGAATCTGCTACAGTGATTGATACCGGAAATGACGGTTCATTAGATTATATTACTTTGGATAGTGATGGAGATGGTTGTTCTGATGCAAACGAAGCATATAATGATGAGAGTGCCGACGGAGGTGATGGAGGACAATATGGAACAGTAGACCCATCGACAGTAGATGCGAATGGATTAGTAACTGAAGCAGGGATAGATTATAGTTTAGGGACGAATACCAATGTCACAACAGCAGGAAATGCTCCAGTTATAACAACCCAGCCAGTAGATCAAACAATAAATGCTGGAGGGGATATAATATTTGAAGTAAGTGTTTCTGGTACAGGAATCGTATATCAGTGGCAGGTGGATACAGGAAGTGGGTTTATGGATATCGATCCAGCTGATATGACTGATATATACACAGGGAGTGATTCAGCGACCTTATCTTTAACGAATATTCCTGTTGCGGATCATGATAATACATATAGAGTTCGGATAACAAGTACTTCTTATGTATGTAGCAATCAACTGTCTGATGAAGCAGTGTTAGATTTAAATCCGGTAGCAGAAGATGATGCGTATACAACTATTGAAGATGTTGCTCTGACGACTCCTGATGTTTTGCTTAACGATGCAATTGTTGATGGAGCGAGCATTACTGCTTTTGATGCTACAGGAACTAATGGAGGAACCATTATTAATAATGGAGACGGAACATTTACTTATACTCCGGTTTCAGGGTATACAGGAACTGATACATTCACATATACAATATGTGATAATGATACACCTACAGCTAGTTGTGATACCGCGACTGTAACGATTACCATTACTGATGAAGGAAACCCAATAGCAGTAGATGATGCTTTTGATACCGTAGAAGATACACCGGTGACAACAACAGATGTGTTGCTTAATGATACTGTTATTGATGGCGCAAGTATTACTGCTTTTGATGCGACAAGTACTAATGGAGGTACAGTTGTTAATAATGGAGATGGAACGTTTACATATACACCAGTTTCAGGATTCACAGGAATAGATACATTTACCTATACTTTATGCGATGACGATGCACCTGTAGCAAGTTGTAATACAGCTACTGTGCGTATTACTGTTATCCCAGCGATTGAGTGTGATACACAAAAAACTTTAGATTGGTCTGGTGTGACATGGGGACCTGGAGACGCGTCTGCAACCTATACAGTTAGTAATACAGAACTTAATTTTTCGGTGACAGATGCATCAAATTCTTTGATCGCTGCTCCTGTACAATTACCAGTGTCTGGAGCTTTTTACAGAGGAAGCCAAGCTGGAATTCAGGAAACATTATTGTTAGCTTCAGACCTTACAGTATTAGGAACCACTAATGAAGTTGTTGTCGAGGTAGATTTAGGGATTTCAGGAATAGGAGTTAATAGTCTTAATTTTGAATTATTTGATGTGGATGGAGAACTAGGAGCTTTCTTCAGACAAGAAAAATATGTAATTACAGGATTTCTGAATGGCGCTACCGTGCTTCCGGTGATTAATGCATCAGGAAGCCAGCTTGTAACGGCAAATACAATTTTAGGAGTGGACCCTTCAGAACCTAATGGAGCTACCTCGGAAGAAGGAACCGTATATATAGGATTCCCTTCTGCTGTAGATAAGGTAGAGATACGATTCTCTATTGATGCGGGAGCAGTTATTAATCCGGGGAGTATTCCTGGTTTTGGAATTTATGATTTCAACTTTTGTCCAATTTTATTGTTGCAATCTGATACCGTAATCACTAATGAAGATACTTCAGTTCAGGTAGATATATTGAATAATGATAGCGGAATTCCAACAGAAGGGACTATCGCAGCAAGTGACCCATCAAATGGAACAGTCGAAATAGATGATAATGGAACCCCAGATGATCCTTCAGATGATGTATTAACCTATATTCCTGATCCGGACTTCAATGGTATGGATTCGTTTACATATACGGTATGTGATACAGCTTCACCTCAAAATTGTGATACAACTACAGTCGAAGTAACTGTGGTACCTGTAAATGATCCTCCTATAGCAACTGATGACTTATTTACTGGAGCAGAAGAAACAGAAATAACAGGAAATATTATTACAGCTGATAATGGAAATGGAATAGATAATGATATTGATTCTGCTGTATTAACAGTGACTGAATTTACTGTAGAAGGAACTAATTATGTAGTGCCGGATGGAGGAAGTAATGAGGTAATCTTGGATGGAATAGGAACTGTTGTTATTCATTCGGATGGAACGCTGAGTTTTACTCCAATAAAAGATTATCATGGGACATTACCGGTGATAACATATACAGTATCTGATGGGATGTTGACTGATCAGGGAGATATAACCATAGTGGTAACAAATGTTCCAGACCCATTATTACGTCTGGTAAAAACAGGAGAGCTAATTAACAGAGAAGTACATTATACTTTTACAGTGACTAATATTGGAGATACCGAAATTGATAATATTGTTATTGATGATGCGAGATTAAATGCTAGTGATTTAGTATTAGTTCCCAGTACATTATTGCCAGGAGAAGTAGGAACCGTGACAGCAATTTATCCAATTACAGATGAAGATATAAGAGATCAGGAGGTGATCAATAGTGCGACTGTTATTGGAGTCGATCCAGAAGGAAATGATATTATGGATATTTCTGATAATGGAGATGAGACTATAGATGATGATGGAGATGGAGATCCAGGGAATGATCCGACAATTACTTCTTTAGATACAGTATCTAATCTGGCATTGACCAAAAAAGGAGTATATGTAGATGCGAACAATGATGGAGTGCCTAATGTTGGAGATCAAATAACTTATTTTTTCACAGTGGCAAATACTGGAAATGTAGTTATAGAGAACATTGTGTTAACAGATCCATTAATAGGTATAGAAATTACCGGAGGTCCGATAACGTTAGAACCAGGAGAGGTGGATGGAAGTACTTTTTCAGGAGTGTATACCTTGACCGCAAAGGATATCAATCAAGGGAATGTTGAAAATCAAGCTACAATTACAGGGCAAAACCCTGATGGAGAAGATGTAATAGATCTTTCTGATGATCCTGATAATGATACTGATGTTGATGATGATAATGATGGAGATGGAGAAGATATCACAATAACACATATTGATATGGTAGACGATTTTACGGTTTTTACTGGAGTAAGCCCTAATGGTGATCAGATCAATGATGAGTTCAGAATTGTAGGTCTTAAAAACTTTCCTAATAATACAGTAGCAATCTATAATAGATGGGGAGTAAAAGTTTTTGAAGAAGAAGGATATGAGCAAGAAAATAATAAGATGTTCAAAGGGTATAGTGACGGGAGAGCTACTATTGATGAAAATGAACCGCTACCGGTAGGAACTTATTTTTATACTGTAGAGTATGAAGATGCAGCAGGAGAAAGAAAATTTAAATCAGGATTCTTATACTTAAATAGATAA